Within Roseisolibacter agri, the genomic segment CGGCGTGGACCTGGTGCTGTGCGGGCACGACCATCAGGAGGCGATCCACTTCGTGGAGCACACGAAGAAGGGCACGGTCATCTCGACCGCGGGCACGGTGTCGAGCCGCTCGCGGGGCGGGCGGCCGTCGTCGGCGAACGCGATCACGCTCACGGGCGAGACGATCGAGATCACGACGCTCGTGTGGTCGGCCGAGGGACAGCGGTTCCTGCCGGGGCCCCGCCACTGCTTCGATCGCTGACCGGCTGGGTGGAGCGGATGACGGAAGCCCATCGCCGACGCCGCGCGGGCGGCGAGGGCGCGGGACAGCTCGCGCTGCCGCTCGACCTGCCGGCGGCCCCGCCGCTGCCGGCGGCGCCGGCGCCGCCGCGCACGTCGGGCCCGCTCGTGACGACCGACGTGACGCCGGTCGAGCGGGGACGGCGCAGCAGCGCCGAGGCCGCGGCGCGGCTGCAGGCGGCGCTCGTGCGCCTCGGCCTGCGCGGCATCGAGCGGGTGCGGCTGACGCGCAACCGCACGGTGATGGTCAGCTTCAGCCAGGGCGAGTTGCGCGTGCACGAGGGCTACCTCGACGCGCCGCCCGAGGTGCTGCGCGCGATCGTCGGCTTCGTGTGCGGGCGCACGCGCGCCGAGCGGCGCCGCGCACGGGAGGCGATCCTCGCGCACCAGATCGCGCGCCCGGCCGCGGTGCGCCGCCCCGAGCGCACGAAGGCCGAGGACGAGCCGGTGGTCGCGCAGCTGAAGCGCTTCCACGCGCACTACAACCGCGTCTACTTCGGCGCGCGGCTGCGCGCGGTGCCGATCCGCCTCTCGAGCCGCATGCGTACCCGCCTCGGGCACTACACGGCCGCGACGCCGACGGGCGACCCGGCGGAGATCGTGATCGGCCGCGAGCACATCCGGCGGCACGGGTGGGAAGAGGCGCTGCACACGCTCCTGCACGAGATGGTGCACCAGTGGCAGGACGAGGCGGGGCACGCGATCGATCACGGGGCGACGTTCCGCAAGAAAGCCCGCGAGGTGGGGATCACGCCGTCCGCCCGTCGTCACGTGCTGCCCCGCAGACAGAGGGCGGCGCCACCGCCGGCCGCTGCGGCGATCGGGTTGCGGGCTGCCCGAGAGGAGTAGGGTTTCGGGTTCGGGGTTGTCGGGCGGGTTTTGGCGCGTGGGGCGGGGGTGCCGGGGGCGGTCGCCGGCTCGGTATTTCGCGGGTCGGAGCCCCGCCCGCGCTACGCGCGGCTGGTCTCCTCTGCCGCGAAACATCCCTCGCGTTGCTCGGGACTCGCTCGGCGACCGCCCCCGGCACCCCCGCCCCCCTAGCGTCGTCGTCCGCTCGACGGTCGTAGCTCGAGCCTCCTCGCAGGCGGGCGCGGCATCCGAGGACCGCGATCCACGCGGCGGCTCGCCCTCCGTCGCGCGGGCTGCCGGTGTCGCCGATTGCGCGGCGTGATGGAGGGCGCGCACCGCCGCCGTTGAGCGCGTGCGCCAAAGT encodes:
- a CDS encoding SprT-like domain-containing protein, whose product is MTEAHRRRRAGGEGAGQLALPLDLPAAPPLPAAPAPPRTSGPLVTTDVTPVERGRRSSAEAAARLQAALVRLGLRGIERVRLTRNRTVMVSFSQGELRVHEGYLDAPPEVLRAIVGFVCGRTRAERRRAREAILAHQIARPAAVRRPERTKAEDEPVVAQLKRFHAHYNRVYFGARLRAVPIRLSSRMRTRLGHYTAATPTGDPAEIVIGREHIRRHGWEEALHTLLHEMVHQWQDEAGHAIDHGATFRKKAREVGITPSARRHVLPRRQRAAPPPAAAAIGLRAAREE